A single region of the Variovorax paradoxus genome encodes:
- the leuS gene encoding leucine--tRNA ligase — translation MNPSYKPSDVESAAQAQWSAADAYRVTEDASRKKYYACSMLPYPSGKLHMGHVRNYTINDMLTRYLRMSGYNVLMPMGWDAFGLPAENAALKNGVPPAKWTYENIDYMRGQLQAMGLAIDWSREIATCDPSYYKWNQWLFLKMLEKGIAYRKTQVVNWDPVDQTVLANEQVIDGKGWRTGATVERREIPGYYLKISDYAEELLEHTQHKLPGWPERVKLMQENWIGKSEGVRFAFTHDIKDASGQLIQDGRMYVFTTRADTIMGVTFCAVAPEHPLAAHAATLDPKVAAFIEECKAGGTTEAELATQEKKGVPTGLTVTHPITDEQVPVWVGNYVLINYGDGAVMGVPAHDERDFAFANKYGIEIIQVVLVDDEPHFDYHKWQDWYGDKQRGVTINSDNFSGMSHKEAVAAVAHALGQKGLGEMQTTWRLRDWGVSRQRYWGTPIPIIHCDEHGAVAVPEKDLPVVLPTDCVPDGSGNPLAKHEGFHAGVVCPVCGKAARRETDTMDTFVDSSWYFMRYCDPKNDEAMVAGGADYWMPMDQYIGGIEHAILHLLYARFWTKVMRDLGLVKVDEPFSKLLTQGMVLNHIYYHRDEKGGKNYHPPLEVTPVLDAQGRIVGGTTGDGTKVEYGGVGKMGKSERNGVDPQDLIEKYGADTARLYTMFTAPPEATLEWNDAAVEGSYRFLRRVWNFGVAQADVQPAAIGGQSFGKNAQALRREVHTVLRQVDYDYQRMQYNTVVSGAMKLLNALEGFKPDGSPADAAALREGFGILLRCLYPATPHIAFQLWQQLGYDKELGGLLDAPWPVVDVSALEQDELELMLQVNGKLRGALRVPAGASKAEIEQLALSCDDFVKFAEGAPAKRVIVVPGRLVNVVI, via the coding sequence ACTACACCATCAACGACATGCTCACGCGCTATCTGCGCATGAGCGGCTACAACGTGCTCATGCCCATGGGCTGGGACGCCTTCGGCCTGCCGGCCGAAAACGCGGCGCTGAAAAACGGCGTGCCGCCGGCCAAGTGGACGTACGAGAACATCGACTACATGCGCGGCCAGCTCCAGGCCATGGGCCTGGCCATCGACTGGAGCCGCGAGATCGCCACCTGCGACCCGAGCTACTACAAGTGGAACCAGTGGCTGTTCCTGAAGATGCTCGAAAAGGGCATTGCGTACCGCAAGACCCAGGTCGTCAACTGGGACCCGGTCGACCAGACCGTGCTGGCCAACGAGCAGGTGATCGACGGCAAGGGCTGGCGCACCGGCGCCACGGTCGAGCGCCGCGAGATTCCGGGCTACTACCTGAAGATCAGCGACTACGCCGAAGAACTGCTCGAGCACACCCAGCACAAGCTGCCGGGCTGGCCCGAGCGCGTCAAGCTGATGCAGGAGAACTGGATCGGCAAGAGCGAGGGCGTGCGCTTCGCCTTCACGCACGACATCAAGGACGCGAGCGGCCAGCTGATCCAGGACGGCCGCATGTACGTGTTCACCACGCGCGCCGACACCATCATGGGCGTGACCTTCTGCGCCGTGGCGCCCGAGCATCCACTGGCTGCGCACGCCGCCACGCTCGACCCCAAGGTCGCGGCCTTCATCGAGGAATGCAAGGCCGGCGGCACTACCGAGGCCGAGCTCGCCACCCAGGAGAAGAAGGGGGTGCCCACGGGCCTGACCGTGACGCACCCGATCACCGACGAACAGGTGCCGGTGTGGGTGGGCAACTACGTGCTCATCAACTACGGCGACGGCGCCGTGATGGGCGTGCCCGCGCACGACGAGCGCGACTTCGCCTTTGCCAACAAGTACGGCATCGAGATCATCCAGGTGGTGCTGGTCGACGACGAGCCCCACTTCGACTATCACAAGTGGCAGGACTGGTACGGCGACAAGCAACGCGGCGTGACCATCAACTCCGACAACTTCAGCGGGATGAGCCACAAGGAGGCCGTGGCCGCCGTGGCGCATGCGCTGGGCCAGAAGGGCCTTGGCGAAATGCAGACCACCTGGCGCCTGCGCGACTGGGGCGTGAGCCGCCAGCGCTACTGGGGCACGCCGATCCCGATCATCCATTGCGACGAGCACGGCGCGGTGGCGGTCCCCGAGAAGGACCTGCCCGTGGTGCTGCCGACCGACTGCGTGCCCGACGGCTCGGGCAACCCGCTGGCCAAGCACGAAGGCTTTCATGCCGGCGTGGTCTGTCCCGTGTGCGGCAAGGCCGCGCGGCGCGAGACCGACACGATGGACACCTTCGTCGACAGCTCGTGGTACTTCATGCGCTACTGCGACCCGAAGAACGACGAGGCGATGGTGGCCGGGGGCGCCGACTACTGGATGCCGATGGACCAGTACATCGGCGGCATCGAGCACGCGATTCTTCACCTGCTGTATGCGCGCTTCTGGACCAAGGTGATGCGCGACCTGGGCCTTGTGAAGGTCGACGAGCCCTTCAGCAAGCTGCTCACGCAGGGCATGGTGCTGAACCACATCTACTACCACCGCGACGAAAAAGGCGGCAAGAACTACCATCCGCCGCTGGAAGTGACGCCCGTGCTCGACGCGCAGGGCCGCATCGTCGGCGGCACCACCGGCGACGGCACCAAGGTCGAGTACGGCGGTGTCGGCAAGATGGGCAAGAGCGAGCGCAACGGCGTCGACCCGCAGGACCTGATCGAGAAGTACGGCGCCGACACCGCGCGCCTGTACACCATGTTCACCGCGCCGCCGGAAGCCACGCTCGAGTGGAACGACGCGGCCGTCGAAGGCAGCTACCGGTTCCTGCGCCGGGTGTGGAACTTCGGCGTGGCGCAGGCGGACGTGCAACCGGCAGCCATCGGCGGCCAGTCTTTCGGCAAGAACGCCCAGGCGCTGCGCCGCGAGGTGCACACGGTGCTGCGCCAAGTCGACTACGACTACCAGCGCATGCAATACAACACGGTGGTGTCAGGTGCGATGAAGCTGCTCAACGCGCTCGAAGGCTTCAAGCCCGATGGCAGCCCTGCCGATGCGGCCGCGCTGCGCGAAGGCTTCGGCATCCTGCTGCGTTGCCTGTATCCCGCCACGCCGCACATCGCCTTCCAACTCTGGCAGCAGCTCGGCTACGACAAGGAACTGGGCGGCCTGCTGGACGCACCCTGGCCCGTGGTGGACGTGAGTGCGCTCGAGCAGGACGAGCTCGAGCTCATGCTCCAGGTCAACGGCAAGCTGCGCGGCGCGCTGCGCGTGCCGGCCGGCGCTTCCAAGGCCGAGATCGAGCAGCTCGCGCTTTCCTGCGACGACTTCGTCAAGTTCGCGGAAGGCGCACCGGCCAAGCGCGTCATCGTGGTGCCCGGCCGCCTGGTCAACGTGGTCATTTGA
- the lptE gene encoding LPS assembly lipoprotein LptE, which yields MNNRIASLPRRGFLLGLSAAGASLALAGCGFELRKAPVFAFKTLAVSGNSELINRLRREMRAAGTVTLVPPTEAQTADAILEILGENRDRIVISTNSAGALRELQLQLRVRFSLRTPGGKTLLPPTEVSQTRDLSFNETNALAKDGEAELLYRDMQADIAQQLMRRLAAVKEL from the coding sequence ATGAACAATCGAATTGCCTCGCTGCCGCGCCGCGGCTTTCTACTGGGCCTGTCCGCCGCGGGCGCGAGCCTTGCGCTGGCCGGCTGCGGGTTCGAGCTGCGCAAGGCGCCCGTGTTCGCGTTCAAGACGCTGGCCGTGTCGGGCAATTCGGAGCTCATCAACCGGCTGCGCCGCGAAATGCGCGCTGCCGGCACCGTGACGCTGGTGCCGCCTACCGAGGCGCAGACCGCCGATGCGATCCTCGAGATTCTTGGCGAGAACCGCGACCGCATCGTGATATCGACCAACTCGGCGGGCGCGCTTCGCGAGCTGCAACTGCAGCTGCGCGTGCGCTTCTCGCTGCGCACGCCGGGCGGCAAGACATTGCTGCCGCCGACCGAGGTGTCGCAGACGCGCGACCTGAGCTTCAACGAAACCAACGCGCTCGCGAAAGACGGCGAGGCCGAACTGCTGTACCGCGACATGCAGGCCGACATCGCGCAGCAGTTGATGCGGCGCTTGGCGGCCGTCAAGGAACTCTAG
- the holA gene encoding DNA polymerase III subunit delta translates to MQLASAQLGPHLQKGLKSLYTIHGDEPLLAQEAADAIRAAARTQGYTERSSYTVAGAHFDWSAVLAAGGSLSLFADKQIVEIRIPSGKPGKDGSTALQQLAEAAQGNDSTLTLVMLPRLDKATRTGAWFSALENNGVSIQVDPIERAALPQWIAQRLGVQGQRVMPGDEGQRTLQFFADRVEGNLLAAHQEIQKLALLHPAGELSWEQVEAAVNNVARYDVFKLSEAVLAGNPQRVARMLDGLQAEGEAEVLVHYTIAEDIRALKRVKDAMASGRPLPMALRENRIWGPRERAFERVLPRLDDRMLARLLRAAHVVDGICKGLKQPDWPASGWQALQRLALMLCRACSSGPAPAR, encoded by the coding sequence ATGCAACTTGCCAGCGCCCAGCTCGGGCCCCACCTGCAAAAGGGGCTGAAGTCCCTCTACACGATCCACGGCGACGAGCCGTTGCTCGCGCAAGAGGCCGCGGATGCCATTCGCGCTGCGGCGCGCACGCAGGGCTACACCGAGCGCAGCTCGTACACCGTGGCCGGCGCGCACTTCGACTGGAGCGCGGTGCTTGCGGCGGGCGGTTCGCTCTCGCTCTTCGCGGACAAGCAGATCGTCGAGATCCGCATTCCCTCGGGCAAGCCCGGCAAGGACGGCAGCACGGCGCTGCAGCAGCTGGCCGAAGCGGCGCAGGGCAACGACAGCACGCTGACGCTGGTGATGCTGCCGCGGCTGGACAAGGCCACGCGCACGGGCGCCTGGTTTTCGGCGCTCGAGAACAACGGCGTGAGCATCCAGGTCGATCCCATCGAGCGCGCCGCGCTGCCGCAGTGGATCGCACAGCGCCTGGGCGTGCAGGGCCAGCGCGTGATGCCGGGCGACGAAGGCCAGCGCACGCTGCAGTTCTTTGCCGACCGCGTCGAGGGCAACCTGCTCGCGGCGCACCAGGAAATCCAGAAGCTCGCCTTGCTGCATCCGGCGGGCGAACTGAGCTGGGAGCAGGTCGAGGCCGCGGTCAACAACGTGGCGCGCTACGACGTGTTCAAGCTGTCGGAGGCCGTCCTGGCCGGCAATCCGCAGCGCGTGGCGCGCATGCTCGACGGGCTGCAGGCCGAGGGCGAGGCCGAGGTGCTGGTGCACTACACGATTGCCGAGGACATCCGTGCGCTCAAGCGCGTGAAGGACGCCATGGCCTCGGGCCGGCCGCTGCCCATGGCGCTGCGCGAAAACCGCATCTGGGGCCCGCGCGAGCGCGCCTTCGAGCGCGTGCTGCCAAGGCTCGACGACCGCATGCTGGCCCGGCTGCTGCGCGCCGCGCATGTGGTGGACGGCATCTGCAAGGGCCTCAAGCAGCCCGATTGGCCCGCCAGCGGCTGGCAGGCGCTGCAGCGTCTGGCCCTGATGCTGTGCCGCGCCTGCAGCAGCGGCCCAGCTCCCGCTCGCTGA
- a CDS encoding glutamate-5-semialdehyde dehydrogenase produces MNAFNVSEHMQALGLQAKSAAFLMARADAATKNRALKALAKRLREAGPGLSEANQKDLERATAAGLSAPMVDRLKLTPKVIETVAQGCEQLAGMADVIGEIIGMKQQPSGIRVGQMRVPIGVFGMIYESRPNVTIEAASLAIKSGNAAILRGGSEAIESNKALALLVSEALAEAGLPVEAVQLVQTTDREAVGQLIAMPEFVDVIIPRGGKGLIERISRDAKVPVIKHLDGNCHVYVDDTAEFEMALRIVDNAKTQKYSPCNAAEGLLVSAAVAEDFLPRIGAIFAAKGVEMRCDPVAARILRADDAVGSSGKIVDAVESDWSEEYLAAVISIKVVEGVDEAIAHINRYSSHHTDAIVTRDHVHAQRFLREVDSASVMVNASTRFADGFEFGLGAEIGISTDKFHARGPVGIEGLTSLKYVVLGQGEVRS; encoded by the coding sequence ATGAACGCGTTCAACGTCAGCGAGCACATGCAGGCCCTTGGCCTGCAAGCCAAATCCGCCGCATTCCTCATGGCCCGTGCGGATGCAGCTACCAAAAACAGAGCATTGAAGGCCCTGGCCAAGCGCCTGCGCGAAGCCGGCCCCGGCCTTTCCGAGGCCAACCAGAAGGACCTGGAGCGCGCCACGGCCGCGGGCCTGTCGGCCCCGATGGTCGACCGACTCAAACTCACGCCCAAGGTCATCGAGACCGTGGCGCAGGGCTGCGAGCAGCTCGCGGGCATGGCGGACGTGATCGGCGAGATCATCGGCATGAAGCAGCAGCCCAGCGGCATTCGCGTGGGCCAGATGCGCGTGCCCATTGGCGTGTTCGGCATGATCTACGAGAGCCGCCCCAACGTGACCATCGAAGCCGCGAGCCTGGCCATCAAGAGCGGCAACGCGGCGATCTTGCGTGGCGGCTCGGAGGCCATCGAATCGAACAAGGCGCTGGCGCTGCTGGTGTCCGAGGCGCTGGCCGAGGCCGGCCTGCCGGTCGAGGCGGTGCAATTGGTGCAGACCACCGACCGCGAGGCCGTGGGCCAGCTCATCGCCATGCCCGAGTTCGTGGACGTGATCATTCCACGCGGCGGCAAGGGCCTGATCGAGCGCATCAGCCGCGATGCCAAGGTGCCGGTCATCAAGCACCTGGACGGCAACTGCCACGTCTACGTGGACGACACGGCAGAGTTTGAAATGGCGCTGCGCATCGTCGACAACGCCAAGACCCAGAAATACAGCCCCTGCAACGCGGCCGAGGGCCTGCTGGTGTCGGCGGCGGTGGCCGAAGACTTCCTGCCCCGCATTGGGGCCATCTTTGCGGCCAAGGGCGTGGAAATGCGCTGCGACCCGGTCGCGGCCCGCATCCTGCGCGCGGACGATGCCGTCGGTTCAAGCGGAAAAATCGTCGATGCGGTCGAGTCCGACTGGTCCGAGGAATACCTTGCCGCGGTGATCAGCATCAAGGTGGTCGAGGGCGTCGATGAGGCCATTGCGCACATCAACCGCTACTCGAGCCATCACACCGACGCCATCGTCACGCGCGACCACGTTCATGCGCAGCGTTTTCTGCGCGAGGTCGATTCGGCGAGCGTCATGGTCAATGCGAGCACACGCTTCGCAGACGGTTTCGAGTTTGGCCTGGGGGCCGAGATCGGCATCAGCACCGACAAATTCCATGCGCGCGGGCCGGTCGGCATCGAAGGGCTGACCTCGCTCAAGTATGTGGTGCTTGGGCAGGGCGAAGTCCGGAGTTGA
- the gshA gene encoding glutamate--cysteine ligase, whose protein sequence is MVPHLVTALTGPINELEQRVLDSTPAIERWFRLEWMEHTPPFYSAVDIRNAGFKLAPVDTNLFPGGWNNLTKEMLPLAVQAAQAAIEKICPEARNLLVIPENHSKNTFYLANIAQLVRIFHMAGLNVRVGSIDPAIKSPKKIELPNGETVCLEPVVRSKRRLGLKNFDPCTILLNNELSAGTPGILEDLHEQYLLPPLHAGWSVRRKSNHLHSYEELSKRFGKLLGIDPWLINPIYARTEGVDFAEGRGIDVLTSHVDAVLTKVRRKYKEYGINEKPFVIVKGHTGSDGPGVITVHDAKEVEGLVGKPRAAASTKAAAARELRGPGEVIVQEGVLTNERVHNGVAEPVVYMMDRYVVGGFYRVHAERAPDENLKSPGASFVPLAFSESAHLPQPGAKPGASAPNRFYMYGVVGRLAMVAASYEMEATDPDAEIYE, encoded by the coding sequence ATGGTTCCGCATCTCGTCACCGCCCTGACCGGCCCGATCAACGAACTGGAGCAGCGGGTACTCGACTCGACGCCCGCCATTGAGCGCTGGTTCCGGCTCGAATGGATGGAGCACACGCCGCCGTTCTACAGCGCCGTCGACATCCGCAACGCCGGCTTCAAGCTTGCGCCGGTCGACACCAATCTTTTCCCGGGCGGCTGGAACAATCTCACCAAGGAGATGCTGCCGCTGGCGGTGCAGGCCGCGCAGGCCGCCATCGAGAAGATCTGTCCGGAGGCGCGCAACCTGCTCGTCATTCCCGAGAACCACTCGAAGAACACCTTCTATCTCGCCAACATTGCGCAACTGGTGCGCATCTTCCACATGGCGGGACTCAACGTGCGGGTGGGGTCGATCGATCCGGCAATCAAGTCGCCCAAGAAAATCGAACTGCCCAACGGCGAAACCGTGTGCCTGGAGCCTGTGGTGCGCAGCAAGCGGCGCCTGGGGCTCAAGAACTTCGACCCCTGCACCATCCTGCTCAACAACGAGCTTTCGGCCGGCACGCCGGGCATCCTGGAAGACCTGCACGAGCAGTACCTGCTGCCGCCGCTGCACGCCGGCTGGTCGGTGCGGCGCAAGAGCAATCACCTGCACAGCTACGAAGAGCTTTCCAAGCGATTCGGCAAGCTGCTGGGCATCGACCCCTGGCTCATCAATCCCATCTATGCGCGCACTGAAGGCGTCGACTTTGCCGAAGGCCGCGGCATCGACGTGCTGACCAGCCATGTGGACGCGGTGCTGACCAAGGTGCGCCGCAAGTACAAGGAATATGGCATCAACGAGAAGCCCTTCGTGATCGTCAAGGGCCATACCGGCAGCGACGGCCCGGGCGTGATCACGGTGCACGACGCCAAAGAGGTCGAAGGCCTGGTCGGAAAGCCCCGCGCCGCAGCAAGCACCAAGGCCGCCGCGGCCAGGGAACTGCGCGGCCCCGGCGAAGTGATCGTCCAGGAAGGCGTGCTGACCAACGAGCGGGTGCACAACGGCGTGGCCGAACCGGTGGTCTACATGATGGACCGCTATGTAGTGGGCGGCTTCTACCGCGTGCACGCGGAGCGCGCCCCGGACGAGAACCTCAAGTCGCCGGGCGCGAGCTTCGTGCCGCTGGCTTTCTCCGAAAGCGCGCATCTGCCGCAGCCCGGCGCCAAGCCCGGCGCGAGCGCGCCCAACCGCTTCTACATGTATGGCGTGGTGGGCCGCCTGGCCATGGTGGCGGCCAGCTACGAGATGGAAGCCACCGATCCGGACGCCGAAATCTACGAATGA
- a CDS encoding potassium transporter Kup, producing MSPPKSSSAAALIIGTIGVVYGDIGTSVLYAVKEVFGHGHLPFTVENVYGILSMFFWTLTVIVSIKYVVLVLRADNEGEGGLVAMLALASRAVADKPRLRNVLLLVGIFGTSLFYGDGVITPAISVLSAVEGLEVVSPHFKHYVLPITLVVLFCLFVVQKRGTAGIGKFFGPITLAWFLAIAVLGVSQIVHHPEILKALNPWFALKFMWDNPGTSFILLGATVLCVTGAEALYADLGHFGKRPIRVAWFTVVMPALTLNYFGQGALLLENPDAVKNPFFMMAPEWALIPLVLLATAATVIASQALITGAFSVTRQVIQLGYLPRLNIEHTSVRTAGQIYIPLVNWGLFVAIVLAVVMFRSSSSLAAAYGIAVTTDMLITTVLTFFVIRYAWKLPLALCIASTAVFFVVDFLFFASNLLKLFEGGWFPLVIGGFVFTLMITWKEGRRLMGEVQRADAIELKAFLDSVFESPPARVEGTAVFLTAEPGVVPNALLHNLKHNKVLHEQNMFVTVRNHEVPWIPMDKRIEIEALGHHCWQIIVHYGFKNDVDLPRALDHARLRGCQLEPMATSYFLSRDVVIPTLGSGMAPWREKLFAQMHHNASGAAAFLGLPNNAVVELGSKIEI from the coding sequence GTGTCACCTCCCAAATCTTCTTCCGCCGCCGCCTTGATCATCGGCACCATCGGTGTCGTCTATGGCGACATCGGCACCAGCGTGCTGTATGCAGTCAAGGAAGTGTTCGGCCACGGCCACCTGCCTTTCACTGTCGAGAACGTCTACGGCATCCTGTCGATGTTCTTCTGGACGCTCACCGTCATCGTGTCGATCAAGTACGTGGTGCTGGTGCTGCGGGCCGACAACGAAGGCGAGGGCGGCCTGGTTGCCATGCTGGCGCTGGCCTCGCGCGCGGTGGCCGACAAGCCCAGGCTGCGCAACGTGCTGCTGCTGGTGGGCATCTTCGGCACCTCGCTCTTCTATGGCGACGGCGTCATCACGCCCGCCATTTCGGTGCTTTCCGCGGTGGAGGGCCTCGAAGTGGTGTCGCCCCACTTCAAGCACTATGTGCTGCCGATCACGTTGGTGGTGCTGTTCTGCCTCTTCGTGGTGCAAAAGCGCGGTACCGCGGGCATCGGCAAGTTCTTCGGCCCGATCACGCTGGCGTGGTTCCTGGCCATTGCAGTGCTCGGCGTGTCGCAGATCGTTCACCACCCCGAAATCCTCAAGGCGCTGAACCCCTGGTTCGCGCTGAAGTTCATGTGGGACAACCCCGGCACCAGCTTCATTCTGCTGGGCGCCACCGTGCTGTGCGTGACCGGCGCCGAGGCGCTCTATGCCGACCTGGGCCACTTCGGCAAGCGGCCGATCCGCGTGGCATGGTTCACGGTCGTGATGCCGGCGCTCACGCTCAACTACTTCGGGCAGGGCGCATTGCTGCTCGAGAACCCCGATGCGGTGAAGAACCCGTTCTTCATGATGGCGCCTGAATGGGCGCTCATTCCGCTGGTGCTGCTGGCCACGGCGGCCACCGTCATCGCGTCGCAGGCGCTCATTACCGGCGCCTTCAGCGTCACGCGCCAGGTCATCCAGCTGGGCTACCTGCCGCGCCTGAACATCGAGCACACGAGCGTGCGCACGGCCGGGCAGATCTACATTCCGCTGGTCAACTGGGGCCTGTTCGTGGCCATCGTGCTGGCCGTGGTCATGTTCCGCTCGTCGAGCAGCCTGGCCGCCGCCTACGGCATTGCGGTCACCACCGACATGCTCATCACCACGGTGCTGACCTTCTTCGTGATCCGCTATGCGTGGAAGCTGCCGCTGGCGCTGTGCATCGCGTCCACGGCGGTCTTCTTCGTGGTCGACTTCCTGTTCTTCGCGTCCAACCTGCTCAAGCTGTTCGAAGGCGGCTGGTTCCCGCTGGTGATCGGCGGCTTCGTGTTCACCTTGATGATCACCTGGAAGGAAGGCCGCCGCCTCATGGGCGAGGTGCAGCGCGCCGATGCGATCGAGCTCAAGGCCTTTCTCGACTCCGTGTTCGAAAGCCCGCCCGCGCGCGTGGAAGGCACGGCGGTGTTTCTGACCGCCGAGCCCGGCGTGGTGCCCAATGCGCTGCTGCACAACCTGAAGCACAACAAGGTGCTGCACGAGCAGAACATGTTCGTCACCGTGCGCAACCACGAGGTGCCCTGGATCCCGATGGACAAGCGCATCGAGATCGAGGCGCTCGGCCACCATTGCTGGCAGATCATCGTGCACTACGGCTTCAAGAACGACGTCGACCTGCCGCGCGCTCTGGACCACGCGCGCTTGCGCGGCTGCCAGCTCGAGCCCATGGCGACGAGCTACTTCCTCTCGCGCGACGTCGTCATTCCCACGCTCGGCAGCGGCATGGCGCCGTGGCGTGAAAAGCTGTTCGCGCAGATGCACCACAACGCAAGCGGCGCGGCCGCATTCCTGGGGCTGCCGAACAACGCGGTGGTGGAACTGGGCTCGAAGATCGAGATCTGA
- a CDS encoding polysaccharide deacetylase family protein: protein MTARWPDGLPTHGRFGYSPITRRPGYAWPNGARLAVYIGFNIEHFAFGDGLGACIGPASPEPDVLNHGWREYGNRVGAWRCLELFDSLALPTGALINTALYDHCPQLVQACVARGDELIGHGHSNAERQGGWDEAHERALLVRCRERMLGESGQAPAGWLSPWISESAVTPDLLAETGYGYTLNWCHDDQPVRMRTRGGGSIWSVPYPQELNDIPMIVGRLMDAKDFSAMIVDNFDEMLEQSRAQPLVMGLALHPYIVGQPYRLRHLRTALAHLARARDRGEIWVTTPGAIAAHMTQLAAERPADFA from the coding sequence ATGACGGCACGCTGGCCAGATGGGCTCCCCACGCACGGCCGCTTCGGCTACAGCCCCATCACGCGGCGGCCCGGCTACGCCTGGCCGAACGGGGCGCGGCTGGCCGTGTACATAGGCTTCAACATCGAGCACTTTGCATTCGGCGACGGGCTGGGTGCCTGCATCGGCCCGGCCTCGCCCGAGCCCGATGTGCTGAACCACGGCTGGCGCGAATACGGCAACCGCGTGGGCGCCTGGCGCTGCCTCGAGTTGTTCGATTCACTGGCACTGCCCACGGGCGCGCTCATCAACACGGCGCTCTACGACCATTGCCCGCAGCTGGTGCAAGCCTGCGTGGCGCGCGGCGACGAACTCATTGGCCACGGCCACAGCAATGCGGAACGCCAGGGCGGCTGGGACGAAGCACACGAACGCGCGCTGCTGGTGCGTTGCCGCGAGCGCATGCTGGGGGAAAGCGGCCAGGCGCCCGCCGGATGGCTGTCACCCTGGATTTCAGAAAGCGCCGTCACGCCCGACCTGCTGGCCGAGACCGGCTATGGCTACACGCTCAACTGGTGCCACGACGACCAGCCGGTGCGCATGCGCACGCGCGGCGGCGGTTCGATCTGGTCGGTGCCGTATCCGCAGGAGCTCAACGACATTCCGATGATCGTGGGCCGCCTGATGGACGCCAAGGACTTCAGCGCGATGATCGTCGACAACTTCGACGAGATGCTCGAGCAGTCGCGCGCGCAACCGCTGGTGATGGGGCTGGCGCTCCACCCTTACATCGTGGGCCAGCCGTATCGGCTGAGGCACCTGCGAACGGCGCTGGCGCACCTGGCGCGTGCGCGCGACCGCGGCGAGATATGGGTCACCACGCCGGGCGCGATTGCGGCGCACATGACGCAGCTCGCGGCGGAGCGGCCGGCGGACTTCGCTTGA
- a CDS encoding nuclear transport factor 2 family protein, with the protein MDPLASPDAPAPPGPATPAEVVDEFLRLVMIPDPQSASRFTAPDIRIRFTGNRTMHAPGDTSAFNAKRYAWVKKKIERTETVAGGTPEETVVYSLGTLYGAWPDGMAFEGNRYVDRYLVRHGLIVQMDVWNDSAEWLLVRAGLAVL; encoded by the coding sequence ATGGACCCACTTGCTTCGCCCGATGCGCCCGCACCCCCGGGCCCTGCCACGCCCGCCGAGGTCGTCGACGAATTCCTTCGCCTCGTGATGATTCCCGACCCGCAATCGGCCTCGCGCTTTACCGCGCCCGACATCCGCATTCGCTTTACCGGCAATCGCACCATGCACGCGCCCGGAGACACCTCGGCCTTCAACGCGAAGCGCTATGCCTGGGTGAAGAAGAAGATCGAGCGCACCGAAACCGTGGCCGGCGGCACGCCGGAGGAAACGGTGGTCTACAGCCTGGGCACGCTCTACGGTGCCTGGCCGGACGGCATGGCCTTCGAAGGCAACCGCTATGTCGACCGCTACCTGGTGCGCCACGGGCTCATCGTGCAGATGGACGTGTGGAACGACAGCGCCGAATGGCTCCTGGTGCGGGCCGGGCTGGCGGTGCTGTGA